One genomic region from Ornithinimicrobium flavum encodes:
- a CDS encoding DEAD/DEAH box helicase, with protein sequence MTAADLTRAGWVLDLSEGDLQREVGVLSVARAKVYAADGRIHTLVAARDGRHLLATVSGSERTRYQTVVELIDEDGPEWSGRCTCPVRIQCKHAVATIICAQLRLREQGRTGPPDWESLLTPLVRGADRGPSASLQAPWRLGLQVGLQGGLGGVEESMRVTLVPVREGTGRPWVRQGVSWRDLVSSYRVHEVDPAQRAALVPLHTISQGPVRFQGAVPELVLGDLGRLAWPALAGVVRAGVTLVPGPGLTLVELGDGTVELGLDLTRRDEGLRVGVSVQRAGEGDTGEGDTAGVDGGRLFVVGRPGHGLARVSEAGELTLWPLTSEPEPLLAQLLERGEPVLVPEPDVQRFLAHYYPSLARRVRVTSRDGTVDTAEAPGPVLRLTLTPEPEHRLRLRWTIAYPVPGGDEVVEVGLEHRQDDPPRDLGAEARAVAAVGPLLAACPELVEHPPRGVPRPVTERALQGRSTIVFATQVLPMLEAAEEVEVVLEGELPTYEEAEEAPVVVLDTSEGAADDWFDLHVSVTVAGQTVPFEPLFAALARGDDMMLLESGTFFSLDVPELHTLRRLIEEARELEDRPPREATVGLTRWQAGLWEELTDIGVVRRQSQAWRESVDALLALGEGGGDLARAKVPDRLQAELRPYQLEGFEWLARLWDHRLGGVLADDMGLGKTLQMLAVLARAEERGDLAEGPVLIVAPASVVPVWASEAARFAPHLRVATIAASAARRGTDLATEVGGADLVVTSYTLLRLGEQEFRQLPWSALVLDEAQAVKNPRSKTHRAVRGVGGVRTFVLTGTPLENSLKDLWAMFALAAPGLFGSAERFTRGYVRPVESGDPADRDEVLGRLRRRIRPFLLRRTKREVAADLPRKTEQVLSVPLAVQHRRVYDRHLQRERQRVLGLLADMDKNRVAIFRALTILRQLALDPGLVDPEHAGIATSSKVTLLLEHLVELAAEGHRALVFSSFTSYLALVREALEARGIPYSYLDGRTRDRSARVEGFRNGDDPVFLISLKAGGVGLTLTEADYVYVLDPWWNPAAEAQAVDRTHRIGQTRPVNVYRLVSSDTIEEKVVALQARKRELFTTVVDAGEFRSGRVSAADIRGLLDD encoded by the coding sequence ATGACGGCGGCGGACCTGACCCGGGCAGGCTGGGTGCTCGACCTCTCCGAGGGCGATCTCCAGCGGGAGGTCGGGGTGCTCTCGGTCGCCCGGGCGAAGGTGTATGCGGCGGACGGGCGCATCCACACCCTGGTCGCCGCGCGCGACGGCCGCCACCTGCTGGCGACGGTGAGCGGGTCGGAGCGGACGCGCTACCAGACCGTGGTGGAGCTGATCGACGAGGACGGGCCGGAGTGGTCGGGCCGATGCACCTGCCCGGTGCGGATCCAGTGCAAGCACGCGGTGGCCACGATCATCTGCGCCCAGCTGCGGCTGCGGGAGCAGGGGCGGACGGGCCCGCCGGACTGGGAGAGCCTGCTCACGCCCCTGGTGCGGGGCGCCGACCGTGGCCCGTCGGCGTCGTTGCAGGCGCCGTGGCGCCTGGGTCTGCAGGTGGGCCTGCAGGGGGGTCTCGGTGGCGTGGAGGAGTCCATGCGGGTCACGCTGGTGCCCGTGCGCGAGGGGACGGGTCGCCCCTGGGTGCGGCAGGGGGTGTCGTGGCGCGACCTGGTCTCCAGCTACCGGGTGCACGAGGTCGACCCCGCGCAGCGCGCGGCGCTGGTCCCGCTGCACACGATCTCCCAGGGCCCGGTGCGCTTCCAGGGGGCCGTCCCGGAGCTGGTGCTGGGGGACCTCGGCCGGCTGGCCTGGCCGGCGCTCGCCGGGGTCGTGCGGGCGGGGGTCACGCTCGTCCCCGGGCCTGGCCTCACCCTGGTGGAGCTGGGGGACGGCACGGTCGAGCTCGGCCTGGACCTGACCCGGCGCGACGAGGGGTTGCGCGTGGGGGTCTCGGTGCAGCGCGCGGGGGAGGGTGACACGGGGGAGGGCGACACGGCGGGCGTCGACGGCGGGAGGCTCTTCGTCGTGGGGAGACCGGGGCACGGCCTCGCCCGGGTGAGCGAGGCCGGCGAGCTGACCCTGTGGCCGTTGACCTCCGAGCCGGAGCCGCTGCTGGCCCAGCTGCTCGAGCGCGGTGAGCCGGTCCTGGTGCCGGAGCCGGACGTCCAGCGCTTCCTGGCTCACTACTACCCGTCCCTGGCCCGCAGGGTCCGGGTCACGTCCCGGGACGGCACGGTGGACACCGCGGAGGCGCCGGGGCCGGTCCTGCGGCTCACGCTCACCCCCGAGCCGGAGCATCGTCTGCGGCTGCGGTGGACGATCGCCTACCCCGTGCCGGGCGGGGACGAGGTGGTGGAGGTCGGGCTGGAGCACCGTCAGGACGACCCGCCGCGCGACCTCGGTGCCGAGGCTCGGGCGGTGGCGGCGGTCGGGCCCCTGCTGGCGGCCTGCCCCGAGCTGGTCGAGCACCCGCCGAGGGGGGTGCCCCGGCCGGTGACCGAGCGCGCCCTCCAGGGGCGGAGCACCATCGTCTTCGCCACCCAGGTGCTCCCGATGCTGGAGGCCGCCGAGGAGGTCGAGGTCGTGCTGGAGGGGGAGCTCCCGACGTACGAGGAGGCGGAGGAGGCGCCGGTCGTCGTGCTCGACACGAGCGAGGGGGCGGCCGACGACTGGTTCGACCTGCACGTCAGTGTCACCGTGGCGGGCCAGACCGTCCCTTTCGAGCCGCTCTTCGCCGCGCTGGCCCGGGGTGACGACATGATGCTGCTGGAGTCGGGGACCTTCTTCAGCCTCGACGTGCCGGAGCTCCACACCCTCCGTCGTCTCATCGAGGAGGCGCGCGAGCTGGAGGACCGGCCGCCGCGGGAGGCGACGGTGGGGCTGACCCGGTGGCAGGCAGGGCTGTGGGAGGAGCTCACCGACATCGGCGTGGTGCGCCGGCAGAGCCAGGCGTGGCGGGAGAGCGTCGACGCCCTGCTGGCGCTCGGGGAGGGAGGCGGTGACCTGGCTCGGGCCAAGGTGCCCGACCGGTTGCAGGCCGAGCTGCGTCCCTACCAGCTGGAGGGGTTCGAGTGGCTGGCCCGGCTGTGGGACCACCGCCTCGGTGGCGTCCTCGCCGACGACATGGGTCTGGGCAAGACCCTGCAGATGCTGGCCGTTCTCGCCCGGGCGGAGGAGCGAGGTGACCTGGCCGAGGGCCCGGTGCTCATCGTGGCCCCGGCCAGCGTGGTGCCGGTGTGGGCCTCCGAGGCCGCCCGTTTCGCACCCCACCTGCGGGTGGCGACGATCGCGGCCTCTGCTGCCAGGCGGGGCACCGACCTGGCGACCGAGGTGGGCGGCGCCGACCTGGTCGTCACGTCATACACCCTCCTGCGTCTGGGGGAGCAGGAGTTCCGGCAGCTCCCGTGGAGCGCCCTGGTGCTGGACGAGGCCCAGGCGGTCAAGAACCCCAGGTCCAAGACCCACCGCGCCGTGCGAGGCGTGGGCGGCGTCCGTACGTTCGTCCTCACCGGCACCCCCCTGGAGAACTCCTTGAAGGACCTCTGGGCGATGTTCGCGCTGGCGGCCCCCGGCCTGTTCGGTTCGGCCGAACGGTTCACCAGGGGTTATGTCCGACCGGTCGAGTCGGGCGACCCGGCCGACCGCGACGAGGTCCTGGGGCGGCTCCGACGCCGGATCCGTCCGTTTCTGCTGCGCCGCACGAAGCGGGAAGTCGCCGCGGACCTGCCGCGCAAGACGGAGCAGGTGCTGTCGGTCCCCCTGGCGGTCCAGCACCGCAGGGTCTACGACCGGCACCTGCAGCGGGAGCGGCAGCGTGTGCTGGGGCTCCTGGCGGACATGGACAAGAACAGGGTCGCGATCTTCCGTGCCCTGACGATCCTGCGTCAGCTGGCCCTCGACCCTGGCCTGGTCGACCCCGAGCACGCGGGCATCGCCACCTCGTCCAAGGTCACCCTGCTGCTGGAGCACCTCGTCGAGCTGGCCGCGGAGGGACACCGGGCACTGGTCTTCTCCAGCTTCACCAGCTACCTCGCCCTGGTGCGCGAGGCGCTGGAGGCGCGGGGGATCCCGTACAGCTACCTCGACGGGCGCACCCGCGACCGCAGCGCGAGGGTCGAGGGCTTCCGCAACGGCGACGACCCGGTCTTCCTCATCAGCCTCAAGGCCGGAGGCGTGGGACTGACGCTCACGGAGGCGGACTACGTCTACGTCCTCGACCCGTGGTGGAACCCTGCGGCCGAGGCGCAGGCCGTGGACCGCACCCACCGGATCGGGCAGACCCGCCCAGTCAACGTCTACCGGCTCGTCTCCTCCGACACCATCGAGGAAAAGGTGGTGGCGCTGCAGGCCCGCAAGCGGGAGCTCTTCACGACCGTGGTGGACGCGGGTGAGTTCCGCTCGGGCCGCGTCTCGGCCGCGGACATCAGGGGACTGCTGGACGACTGA